The region TTAAATAACATGATGGAGCATGCAGAAAAATATAGAGCTTTAGATTGTATCGAATGTGGTTCTTGCTCATTTATATGTCCATCGAAGAGACCTTTATTACAATCTATTAGAGTAGCAAAAAGAGAAATAGTCGCAAAAAAAAGAAAGCAAAGTAATTAGTTGATGGGAGGGAAGATTGATGGAAGGAAAATTATTTGTATCTTCTTCACCCCATATTAGGGTTGAAAACACGATACAGAAAGTAATGCTAGATGTAATAATCGCATTATTACCTGCAGCATTAGGGGCATTATACTATTTTAGAATGAATGCAGCAAAAGTTATATTACTATCGGTATTAACAGCTGTTATTTCAGAAGCTATATTTCAAAAAATAACTAAAAAACCTATAACAATCAATGATTTAAGTGCAGTAGTAACAGGATTATTATTAGCTTTTAATATACCAGCTTCAGCACCATGGTGGATTCCTGTTTTAGGTTCTATTATTGCAATCTTAGTTGTAAAACAGTTTTTTGGTGGTGTAGGTCATAACTTTATGAACCCTGCTTTAGCTGCCAGAATTATGCTTATGATTTCATACACAGGTCGTATGACAGCTTGGGTAAAGCCAGGTGCTGATGCTGTCTCAGGAGCTACACCTTTAAGCTTTGTAAAGGGTGTTTCTGAAGTACCAGGCAATGCTCCAAAGTTATTTGATATGTTATTAGGTAACATAGGAGGTTCTTTAGGAGAGACTTCTGCAATTCTTTTAATATTAGGTGGAATATACTTAATATATAGAGGCGTTATTTCATGGCACATTCCTGCAATTTATATTGGTACAGTTGCAGCAATTACTTTAGTATACGGTGGATTTAATCCAACTTTCATGCTGTATCACTTATTAGCTGGAGGTTTAATGCTAGGAGCAATATATATGGCTACCGACTATGCATCTGCTCCTGTAACACCTAAGGGAAGAATTTTCTTTGCACTTGGATGTGGTATTTTAACTTCTGTATTTAGACTTTACGGTGGTTATCCAGAAGGTGTAGGCTTCTCTATTCTTCTTATGAATATTGCAGCTCCTTTAATTGAGAAGTATACCGCTCCTAGAGTATTTGGGGAGGTGAAGTAATCTATGAAACAAATGGTTAGATTAGGATTAATATTATTAGTTATAACTGCTGTATCAGCTGGATTACTTAGTGTTGTAAATGATGTTACTAAAGTTGTTATTCAAGAAAAAGCTATGGAAGCCAATCTAGTATACATGAAGGAATTATTGACAGATGCCGATGAGTTTAAAGTAGTGGAGAATCCTGCCATTAGTGATGTAGATGGTGTTGAAGAAGCCTATGAAGCATTAAAAGGTGGAAGTATTATCGGTTATGTAGTTAAAACAACAACTTCAGGATATGGTGGAGATGTTGTAATGTTAACTGGTATTAATAGTGATGACACCATTGCTGGAATGAAGGTATCCTCACAAAGTGAAACTCCTGGTTTAGGAGCTAGAATTACTGAAGCAGATTTTGGTAGCCAATTTGTAGGAAAGTCAGCTGCAAGTGAGCTTCAATTAAACACTGATATTGATGCATTATCAGGTGCTACTATTTCTTCAAGAGCTGCTACTGCTGGAGTAAATGCGGCAATAAAAGCATACAACGATGTATTAAAATAATATAAGCTGATAGTTTTGGAGGTGAGTTTATGAATATTAAAAGAGTATTTACTGATGGAATGATTTTTAATAACCCAACTTTCGTACAGGTAATAGGAATGTGTCCTACGCTTGCAACAACAACTTCTGCTACAAATGGTTTCGGAATGGGTCTTGCGACTACCGCCGTATTAATTGGTTCTAACGTAGTAATTTCTATACTAAGAAAAATTATACCTGATCAAATTAGGATACCTGCATTTGTCGTTGTAATCGCTACATTCGTGACTATAATAGAGATGCTTTTACAAGCATATGTAACTCCTTTATATGAATCTTTAGGTATATTTTTACCATTAATAGTTGTTAACTGTATTATTTTAGCTAGAGCAGAGGCTTTCGCATTCAAAAACTCAGTTATTTTCTCAGCGGTTGATGGTTTATCAAATGGACTTGGATTTACATTAGCATTAACAGTTCTTGGAATTATTAGAGAATTATTAGGTGCAGGATCAATTTTTGGTAAACAAATAATGTGGAGTAGCTATGAGCCAATGTCAATTATGACTCAAGCACCAGGTGCTTTCTTGGTTTTAGGATTACTTCTTGCACTATTTGGAAGTCTTGCAGCGAAAAAACATAATGCGTAATTAGGAGGTGGAATTCGTGACATTGGGATCATTATTTGTTATAATAGTAAGTGGAATATTAGTAAATAACTATGTATTATCTCGTATTTTAGGAATATGTCCATTTTTAGGTGTTTCTAAACAAGTAGAAACTGCTTTTGGTATGGGAATGGCGGTTACTTTCGTTATGACCTTAGCAGGGACAATCACTTATTTAGTACAAATATTTATTTTAAATCGACTAGGATTAGCATATATGCAAACTGTTACTTTTATTCTTGTAATAGCTGCACTAGTTCAATTTGTAGAAATGGTTATACAAAAAACCAGTCCTACTTTGTATCAAGCATTAGGTATATATTTACCACTTATTACTACTAACTGTGCAGTACTAGGGGTAGCAATTTTAAATATTCAACAAAAATATAATCTAATAGAAACTATCGTTAATTCAGTAGCATCAGCAATTGGTTTTACTTTAGCAATTGTATTATTTGCTGGTATTAGAGAACGTCTAGAATTATCTGATATTCCTGAAGTCTTTAAAGGATTTCCAATTGCATTATTCACTGCAAGTTTAATGTCAATGGCATTCATGGGCTTTGCTGGATTAGTGTAAAGGAGTGATAATATGAGTCTTCAAACAATTATATATCCCGTAGTGAGCCTTGGAGGAATGGGCTTGCTATTTGGAGCAGGTTTAGCGTACGCTTCTCAAAAACTTGCTATACCTGTAGATGAAAGAACTGTTGCTATTAGAGATGTACTTCCAGGAGCTAACTGTGGAGGATGTGGTTTCCCTGGATGTGACGGTCTTGCAAAAGCTATTGCAGCAGGAGAAGCACCCGTGAATGCTTGTCCTGTTGGTGGTGCAGACTGTGCAGCAAAAGTTGCAGAAATTATGGGCGTAAAAGCAGACGCTGGGAATAGAAAAGTGGCTAAGGTTATATGTAACGGAGATACTACAAAATGCGGTGAAAAATTTGAATACGATGGTATTCAAGATTGTGTTGCTGCATCAATGGTTCAAGGTGGACCTAAATCCTGTCAATATGGATGCTTAGGTTTTGGTACATGTGTAAAAGCTTGTGCTTTCGATGCAATCGAAATAGTTGATGGAAGAATTGCAAAGATTAATCCAGAAAAGTGTACTGCTTGTGGTAAATGTCTAGAGGTATGTCCAAAGAGCGTAATCGCATGGGCTCCTTATGAGCAAAGTGTTGTTATTACATGTAATAACAAAGAACCAGGAAAAGTAGTTAGACAAAAATGCAGTGTTGGATGTATTGGATGCCAAATTTGCGTTAAAAACTGTCCAACACAAGCAATTGAATTTAAAGATAATTTAGCATCTATTAACTACGATAAGTGTACTAATTGCTTTGTATGTGTTGAAAAGTGTCCTACAAAGGCAATTGAAGGAGATTTAGAAAGAAAGCAAAAATTTAATTTATAATAATATATTTATTAATAATAGAAGAGCCGCTAGCGGCTCTTCTATTATTTTCTAATTATCTAATAAAGTATAAGGTTTTTATTACTGGTGTTTTTTAAAGAAGTAGAAAGCTAGTGGTATCTTAAACACTAGAAAGTTTAGAACAAATTTTCTAGTGTTCCATGAGTAGATGTAATAGTATCAGATAGACTTTAATTAATAAGCTTTAGAAATACAATTATTTACTACTTGTATATTAAAACTGTTAATGGTAAACTTTTAATGTGTTTACTTTCTGTTTATATATTAGATTTTAAAACTATATCTTAACTAAATGCTTGCTTAAATTGATATTGTTGTTAAAATATTAATATCGTAAGATTTTTTCATTTAAAAAATTAAATTTAATCTATTATTTAGAAAGTGTGATGACTATATGAATACAAGAAAAATGGTACACTTAGCCATGTTGACCTCTGTTGGATTAGCACTTCATATTATTGAGTCCATGATCCCTAATCCTTTTACAGCCTTTGCACCAGGCGCAAAATTAGGACTAGCTAATATTGTTGGACTTATTACTCTAGCGATATATGGAATTAAATATGCATTAGCCGTTAATATACTGAGGAGTTTTATAGGTGGATTAGCCTCAGGAGCTGTAATTTCCATGATGTATAGTATGGCAGGTGCTCTTGTTAGTACAATCCTAATGTGGGCTATGTATAAGTTTTTTAGGAAATATTTTAGTTTAATAGGTGTAAGTATTTTTGGAGCATTAGGACATAATATGGCCCAGTTGACAGTAGCCAGTATGATTATTAAAAATCCTAAAATATTTGCTTATTTACCAATATTAATGTTAACTAGTATTTTCACAGGAATATTTATTGGAATTACCGCAAATTATACTTTAAGCAAAACTAAAGCGAGCATTGATTATATAGTAAGACCTTAAGTGTAAATGGGGGATAATTATGGGGAAACTTAGAAATTCTTGGTTATTAATATTGTTTGTTATTACTGGAGTAATTTTAGGAAGTTTAATCGGTAGCTTTTTTCAAAAAACACTTCCTTTTTTAAACTATGGCCCAGAACCATTAGGCTTAAAAAATATTGAAATTAATTTAGGTATTATTTACTTTCAAATAACTTTATTGATTAAAATTAATATTGCTAGTTTAATTGGACTTTTATTAGCAGTAATTATATTTAATAGACTGTAGGTGAAATTATGAAACAAATAGTTTTAGCCTCTACTTCGCCAAGAAGAAAAGAAATTCTTGAAGGACTGGGAGTTGAGTTCAAAGTAGTAGGAAGCAATATTGAGGAAAAGGTGAATGAAAATCTTTCTCCCCCAGAAATTGCCAAACAATTAGCATACCTAAAAGCAAAGGATATTTCGAATAAAATAAATGGAGATTATGTTGTTATTGGGGCTGATACTATAGTAGAATATAATAAGATACTAGGAAAACCTAGAAATATAGAAGAAGCATATAGTATGCTTAAGCTTCTTTCTGGTCAAGTTCATAGGGTTATTACTGGATTTGCAGTTATCGACTGTTTAACCCAGAAAGAGTTCATTGATTATGAGTGTACAAATGTATATTTCAATCATCTTACGGATAATCAAATACAAAAATACATTTCTACTGGTGAACCTATGGATAAAGCAGGAGCTTATGGAATTCAAGGGAAAGCCTCTTTATTTGTATCCAAGATAGAAGGGGATTATTTTAATGTGGTTGGTTTGCCAATATTTAAGTTAGGCGTAGTATTGCATAATCATTTTGACATCAGCCTCCTTTAAAATTTTTTAGGGGTGATTGGTAGTGAATAATTATTGTGAGTATACTACTATTAAAAAGATGCCTGAAAGTGAACGACCAAGGGAGAAGATGTTAACCTATGGTTGTCAAAGTTTATCAAATGCAGAATTATTAGCAATTATTTTGTCTACAGGTACAAAGGATAAGACTGCAATTGATTTGGCAAGTGGAATACTAAATATGTCTAACGAAGGACTGAGGTCTCTTAGAGATTGTACTATTGAGGAGTTAAGACAGATAAAAGGTGTCGGATTGGCAAAGGCATCTCAAATTATAGCCGCCGTGGAACTCGGAAAGCGTATAGCTTTAACAACAAAGGTAAATAATTACAAAATAAAGAGCCCTGATGATGTAAGTAATTTATTAATGGAAGAGATGAGATATTTAAATAAGGAAATATTTAATATTTTATTATTGAATACTAAGCATGATGTAATTGCTATAGAGAATATCTCTATAGGTAGTTTAAATTCTTCTATTGTTCATCCTAGAGAGGTTTTTAATAGAGCAATTAAGAGGAGTAGTTCTGCCATTATATTGGCACATAATCATCCAAGTGGAGATCCCAAACCTAGTGGTGAAGATATTAATATAACAAAAAGACTTATTGAAGCAGGCACTATTATCGGGATAAATGTATTAGATCATATAATTATTGGAGATGGAATTTACTTTAGTATGAGGGAGCAAGAATTGATATAATCGTTATGTAAAAGGAAGGAGCATTATTGATGGGGATGTTTAAATTTTTCTCACGTGACATGGGAATTGACTTAGGAACAGCAAATACATTAGTTTATGTAAGAGGAAAGGGAATTGTACTTAATGAACCTTCAGTAGTAGCAATTCAAAATGATACTAAAACAGTTTTATCTGTAGGTGAAGATGCAAAAAAAATGATTGGTAGAACTCCAGGAAATATAGTGGCTATTAGACCTATGAAAGATGGGGTAATTGCAGATTTTGATGTAACACAAAGCATGTTAAAATATTTTATTAAAAAGGCTTATTCTAAAAAAACAATAATACAGCCAAGAGTAGTTGTATGTGTTCCTTCAGGAGTTACTGAAGTAGAAAAGAGAGCTGTAGAAGAGGCTGCATTGCAAGCAGGCGCAAGAGAGGCTTATTTAATAGAGGAGCCTATGGCAGCGGCTATAGGTGCTGGCTTACCTGTTGAAGAACCTGCTGGAAGCATGGTTGTAGATATTGGCGGAGGTACAACAGAGGTTGCAATTATTTCACTAGGAGGTATTGTAACAGCTAAATCTATTAGGGTTGGTGGAGATGAATTAGATGAATCAATTGTTCAATATATAAAAAGAGAATATAGTTTAATGATTGGTGAGAGAACTGCTGAAGAAGTAAAGGTAACCGTTGGATCCGCATTTCCTAAATCTAAGGAAGAAAAGATGTTAGTTAGAGGTAGAGATTTAGTTTCTGGGCTGCCTAAAACCTTAGAGATAACATCAAGTGAAATAATGGATGCTTTAAGAGAGCCCGTAGGACAAATTATTGAAGCAATTAAATATACATTAGAGAAGACACCACCGGAACTTGCTGCTGATATTATGGAAATGGGTATTATGCTTACGGGTGGGGGAGCATTGCTAGATGGATTAGATAAATTAGTACGAAAAGAGACTGGAATGCCTGTTCAGATTGCTGAAGAACCTTTAGATTGTGTAGTAATGGGTACTGGTAAAACAATAGAAGAAATCGATACTCTAAAGAGAGTTTTAATAGCACCGAAGAAATTAGGATAAGCTGGGTGATATGAGTGGCTAAAAAAAGGTCAAAAAACGGTTCAGCAATGATAGTGGCAATTGTCGCTATCATTCTCATTATAATATCGGGGATTACCGCTAAACAAAGAGAAAATATTACTGTGGTAGAGAAGTGGATTGGAAATTTAATTACCCCTGTTCAAAGTGTTATTAATACTGGAGTTAGTAGTTTGGGAGAGAATATTAGCTCAATAGCTAGGCTAACTAAGCTTAAAACAGAAAATGAGGAACTAAAAAAAGAAGTAGAAGCACTAGAAAAAGAGGTTTTAAATTTATCAATGGCAAAAAGTGAGCTTGAAGAGTTAAAAGGTTTAAAATATGCATTGAACTATATTGAAGATACTGAAAAATACAATACTATTACTGCAAGTATAGTAGGAAAGAGTCCAGGTAATTGGTTCAATATATTTACAATTGACGTTGGAGAAAATCAAGGAATAAAAAAAGATAGTATAGTATTAGATTCTAATGGACTTGTTGGTAGAGTATATGAGGTTGGAGGTACTTGGTCAAAGGTTATTTCAATTATAGATAATAATAGTTCTGTTAGCTTTCAAATAATGAGAGATAGTAGTTTGCAAGGCATAGTTACTGGAAGTATTACTAATGAAGTTACGGGATATTTATTTGACCCTCTAGCAGATGTAATTGTAGGTGATAAAATAGTTACTTCAGGACTTGGAATTTATCCAAAAGGAATTACAATAGGAGAAATTGTCGAAATAGACAAATCTGGCGATCATCTATTAAAAACAATTAAGGTAGAACCATCAGTAAACTTCAAGAGAATAACTAAGGTATTGGTAATGGGACCAAGACAAATTGATTATTAATAAAGGGGAAACTAATAGTGAGGCCGATTATAATTAGCTTAATTGTTATATTAAATTTAATATTGCAATCTACCGTCTTTCAGTGGTTCAAAATATACGGAGTATTGCCTAATACAGCTTTAATACTCGTAATATCCTTTGCTATATACAGTGGTAAAAATAAAGGAGCTATGATTGGATTCTTTGTAGGCATTTTGCATGATATTGTTTTCGGTCGTACGATCGGCTTAAATGCTCTTGTATTTATGATTACAGGATATTTAGTTGGACTTATGGATCAAAAAATCTTCAAGGACAATCTAATTATTCCTTTCACGCTAACAGCTTTAGCAACAATTTTTTATGAAACAATAAATCTTCTCTTAATATTTTTGTTAGGATATCGAATTGAGTTATTTAATGTAATAAAAAAAATGTTAATAGTAGAAGTAATATATAACTCTATTCTCTCCCTGATTATTTATTTTTATGTATCTAAATTATTTAAGTCGAGTTTAATGAAAAAAAGATATTAATTAAAGGTGATGGAAATGTTTTTAAAAAAATTTAAAGATCGTTATAATGTAATTATTTTGATTTTCACTATTATTGTTGCTATTATAATTTTAAGATTAGCAACTTTAATGATAGTAAAAGGACAAGATTATCGTGAAGAGGCAGAAAATAGAATTTTTAAAAACATTCCTTTAAGTGCTCCTAGGGGCGAAATTAGGGATAAATATGGTAGATTATTGGCTGGGAATAGGCCTAGTTTTACTGTGCAAATTATGAGAAATGAAGTAGATAGTAATAAAATAAATCAGGTGTCATTGGATTTAGTAAATATATTAGAGAAAAATGATGATAAATATACAGATGAATTTCCAATTGTAATAACAGAAACTGGGGAGTATACCTTTACTTATGATATAGATTTAGCTAGTTGGAAGGAAACTTATGGGTTGGTAGGAGTTAAAGACGGAGAAGAAGCTTTCAAAATTTTAAAGGAAAGATATGGTATTGAGGTAGAGGATCCTTATGAAGCACAACTAAAACTCCTAGAAATTCCAGATTTAACTGTACCTATATCTATAAAAGAGGCAACTAGATGGAGGTATACAGATGAATTAAAAAAAGAAGATTGGCTTAAAAGTTATGGATTTAAAGATTTAGATATAAGTGCTATAGATGCATTTAATAAGATTAAGAAAAATTATGAAATACCTGATGATTATTCTTTTGAAGATGCAAGAAAAATTATGGTTATTCGCCAACAAATAAGAAGTAGTGGGTACTTGCAGTATAACCCTGTAAAGATAGCTCAAGATATTTCACCACGTTCTGTGGCACAAATTGAAGAGAATATTTTAGATTTACCAGGGATAAGTGTAGTAATTGAGTCAATTAGATATTATCCTGAAGGAGAATTGGCCGCTCATTTAATAGGGTCTTTAGGGAAGATTGCTCAACAACATGAAATAGACAAATATATTAAAGAATTAAAGTATTTACCGGGAGATATTATAGGGAAAACAGGCCTTGAGCATAAATTTGAAGAAGTATTAAAAGGACAAGATGGTTACCAAAAAGTAATTGTAGATTCTAGAGGAAGACTTGTTGAAGTTTTAGAAAGAAAGGACCCAATTCCTGGAGACACCTTATACTTATCAATGGATATTAACTTGCAAAAAAGAACAGAAGAAGTTCTAGAAGAAGTTCTAAAAGCAATTCAAACTGGAGGAACTTATGAAACTAAGTGGGGGAAAAGCAACTTTTTAGGTACAAGTGGAATTAGAGCAAATGCTAAGTCGGGTGCTGTTGTAGTAACAGATGTTAAAACTGGTGATGTTCTAGCCCTAGCAAGTTATCCATCTTATGATCCCAATCTTTTTGCTACAGGCATAAGTACAGCAGATTGGCAAAGCTTAATGCCAGAAAATGAAAGAGATCTTTTAGCCCCTAGGCCTTTATTAAATATGGCTTTAAGTACAGCAGTACAGCCTGGTTCTACTTTTAAAATGCTTGTTGGCTTAGCAGGCTTGGAGCAAGGACTTAGTCCTAATTATAAAATTTTAGACAAAGGATATATTAAGGTTGGAGGACACTCATTCGGTAACTGGCTATGGAACCAAAATAGAAGAACCATGGGCTATCAAAATTTAGCAGAGGCTATTAGAGATTCTAATAACTATTATTTTTACTCTTTAGCTAATGGATATGATTATGGTGCTGGAAAACCTCTTCCAATTAAAATGAGTCCAGAAATATTAATTGACTATACTAAAAGATTTGGACTAAATGATCGTACAGGTATAGAAATTGATATACCAAGGGAAAAATCTGGTGGAGTTCCTAGTATTGAAAGAAAATTAACAACAGTTAAGGCTATGCTTAATAACTATTTAAATAGACAAATGAAATTAGAAGATTTAGACCCAAATAAAGTTACACCGAATGCTGATAATCTAGAAACAATTATACAAGAAATTGTAAGTTGGGCAGATGAAAATCCATCCAGAGGAACTGTTGAGAAAAGGATGATTGAGTTAGGAGTAAAAAAAGAAAAAGCTAGTATATACACAGATGTTGCAAAGTATAATTATTTTAACCAAGCAAAATGGAGTGTAGCTGATACTATGAACTTTTCCATTGGGCAAGGAGAACATTCATACACACCTATTCAAATGGCAAATTTTATGGCCATGCTGGCTAATGATGGGTATAAATACAAAGTAAGTGTTGTTGATAAAATTAAATCAATTGAGAATGGAAATATTGAAGAGTATCCTACTGAGCTAATAGAAAGAATTAAATTAAATGATTACAACAACTTAAATGAAATAAGACGTGGAATGCATGAAGTTACAGCAACAGGCTCAGTCAGATCCCATTTTAATAATTTTCCAGTTGATGTTGCTGCTAAAACAGGTACTGCTCAAAAATCTGGTAAGATTCCACCAGTGGATGAAGTTGAATATTTAAAAACTCATCTATCAAAATTTGGTGTTTCTTTGCAGCAGGTAGAGGCAAGAATGCTTGAACTAAAGAGCAAAAATAAAGATAGTGCCAAATATATGGACGATGCTTTTGTTATGAGAGAGGCTATTAAGCAACTAAATCCTAAAATTAGAGATAAAGATATTGATCAATTTAAACCTAATTATGATAACTACACTTGGTTTACTGGATTTGCTCCTTATGATAATCCTCAAATTGCAATTTCAATTCTTATTCCACAAGGTGGTTCAGGAGGATACGGTGCTCCTATTTTTAGAGAGATTGTAGCAGAATATATGGGTTTAAATGCAACTGATGATAATGAGAATCTTAATATTGAAAACAGGTTGCTTAAATAAACGCAACTTGGGATTCTTTAGCGAAAGCAGCTTAGCTGCTTTTTTTATAGGTATTTAGGCTTATTAAGTTTTTTGTATATCAAAGAAGGATTTATCTAATTTGTGGAGAAT is a window of Alkaliphilus flagellatus DNA encoding:
- a CDS encoding penicillin-binding transpeptidase domain-containing protein; protein product: MFLKKFKDRYNVIILIFTIIVAIIILRLATLMIVKGQDYREEAENRIFKNIPLSAPRGEIRDKYGRLLAGNRPSFTVQIMRNEVDSNKINQVSLDLVNILEKNDDKYTDEFPIVITETGEYTFTYDIDLASWKETYGLVGVKDGEEAFKILKERYGIEVEDPYEAQLKLLEIPDLTVPISIKEATRWRYTDELKKEDWLKSYGFKDLDISAIDAFNKIKKNYEIPDDYSFEDARKIMVIRQQIRSSGYLQYNPVKIAQDISPRSVAQIEENILDLPGISVVIESIRYYPEGELAAHLIGSLGKIAQQHEIDKYIKELKYLPGDIIGKTGLEHKFEEVLKGQDGYQKVIVDSRGRLVEVLERKDPIPGDTLYLSMDINLQKRTEEVLEEVLKAIQTGGTYETKWGKSNFLGTSGIRANAKSGAVVVTDVKTGDVLALASYPSYDPNLFATGISTADWQSLMPENERDLLAPRPLLNMALSTAVQPGSTFKMLVGLAGLEQGLSPNYKILDKGYIKVGGHSFGNWLWNQNRRTMGYQNLAEAIRDSNNYYFYSLANGYDYGAGKPLPIKMSPEILIDYTKRFGLNDRTGIEIDIPREKSGGVPSIERKLTTVKAMLNNYLNRQMKLEDLDPNKVTPNADNLETIIQEIVSWADENPSRGTVEKRMIELGVKKEKASIYTDVAKYNYFNQAKWSVADTMNFSIGQGEHSYTPIQMANFMAMLANDGYKYKVSVVDKIKSIENGNIEEYPTELIERIKLNDYNNLNEIRRGMHEVTATGSVRSHFNNFPVDVAAKTGTAQKSGKIPPVDEVEYLKTHLSKFGVSLQQVEARMLELKSKNKDSAKYMDDAFVMREAIKQLNPKIRDKDIDQFKPNYDNYTWFTGFAPYDNPQIAISILIPQGGSGGYGAPIFREIVAEYMGLNATDDNENLNIENRLLK